In Deinococcus proteolyticus MRP, a single genomic region encodes these proteins:
- a CDS encoding agmatine deiminase family protein yields MKHLTPADPAPRDLGFAMPAEWEPHVATWMSWPADDELWFGHLEGVRREYAELVRTIARFEPVELLCRSAECEADARERLGADAANVTFHQVPLDDSWVRDNGPIFVRNAAGEVALVNWEFNSWGGKFEWENDNRIPEYVAEHLGMGHWDRPEVLEGGGLEVTGDGVGLTTRSCFLTDTRNPDLTEEGYAALLNDTLGVRNLLWLDGGLENDHTDGHIDTITRFTDPRTIVTSVAEDETDANHAVMAGNLQQLRQMTDAQGQPFYIVELPLPANRLEGAEGRLPPTYANFYIGNGFVAVPQYGDPNDERALEILRPLFPGREVIGLPSRQIIEGGGSFHCLTQQQPAGPVWTGTDTPEG; encoded by the coding sequence ATGAAGCATCTGACCCCCGCTGACCCCGCGCCCCGTGACCTGGGCTTTGCCATGCCTGCCGAGTGGGAGCCGCACGTGGCCACCTGGATGAGTTGGCCCGCTGACGATGAGCTGTGGTTCGGCCACCTGGAGGGTGTGCGCCGCGAATATGCCGAGCTGGTGCGGACCATCGCCCGCTTTGAGCCGGTGGAGCTGCTGTGCCGCAGTGCCGAGTGCGAAGCCGACGCCCGCGAGCGCCTGGGCGCAGACGCCGCCAATGTCACCTTCCATCAGGTGCCCCTGGACGATTCCTGGGTGCGCGACAATGGCCCCATCTTCGTGCGGAACGCTGCCGGCGAAGTGGCCCTGGTGAACTGGGAATTCAACTCCTGGGGCGGCAAGTTCGAGTGGGAAAACGACAACCGCATTCCCGAATATGTCGCCGAGCACCTGGGTATGGGCCACTGGGACCGCCCCGAAGTGCTGGAAGGCGGCGGCCTGGAAGTGACCGGGGACGGCGTGGGCCTGACCACCCGCTCCTGCTTCCTGACCGACACCCGTAATCCTGACCTGACCGAAGAAGGCTATGCGGCGCTGCTGAATGACACCCTGGGCGTGCGCAACCTGCTGTGGCTGGACGGCGGTCTGGAAAACGACCACACCGACGGGCACATTGACACCATCACCCGTTTCACGGATCCGCGCACCATCGTGACCAGCGTGGCCGAGGACGAAACCGACGCCAACCATGCCGTGATGGCCGGCAACCTGCAGCAACTGCGGCAGATGACCGACGCGCAGGGTCAACCGTTCTACATCGTGGAGCTGCCGCTGCCCGCGAACCGGCTGGAAGGAGCCGAAGGCCGCTTGCCGCCTACTTACGCCAACTTCTATATCGGCAACGGCTTTGTGGCAGTGCCGCAGTACGGCGACCCCAACGACGAACGGGCCCTGGAGATCCTGCGGCCCCTGTTCCCCGGCCGCGAGGTCATCGGCCTGCCCAGCCGCCAGATTATCGAGGGGGGCGGGTCGTTCCACTGCCTCACCCAGCAGCAGCCGGCCGGCCCGGTCTGGACCGGCACGGACACCCCTGAAGGTTGA
- a CDS encoding magnesium transporter CorA family protein: protein MIEAADFTGKLLDPLPGRPPADIWVHVAQPSEQELEQLQASFPMNKLALEDALEEGHPSHYSSYPEGDVLTFRFLCSPEELGEESQRLTLFLYSDRLLSLSSDEPAYLAEVRATLEHDPASSAGDIAFRLLDQGARSYAEFVHNLEDRIDELELGMFGEQQDQHQKRLVPTVFGLKQRLTQARRLCLEAQDALVLLARHASASEEDLLRFRDVRDSMNRLCKRLDTSRDNLTNLLSIYSSVQSQRMNEVMRTLAAVSTVFLPLTFLAGVWGMNFEHMPELHWPFGYALAWLSFVLVAAALTWVFRRRGWW from the coding sequence GTGATTGAGGCCGCCGATTTTACCGGAAAGCTGCTGGACCCCTTGCCGGGAAGGCCACCGGCCGACATCTGGGTGCATGTGGCGCAGCCCAGTGAACAGGAATTGGAGCAGCTGCAAGCCAGTTTCCCCATGAACAAACTGGCCCTGGAAGACGCCCTGGAGGAAGGGCACCCCAGCCACTACAGCAGCTATCCCGAGGGCGACGTGCTCACCTTCCGCTTCCTATGCAGTCCGGAAGAACTGGGAGAAGAATCCCAGCGCCTGACCCTGTTTCTGTACAGCGACCGCCTGCTGTCGCTCAGCTCGGACGAGCCCGCGTACCTGGCCGAGGTCCGCGCTACGCTGGAGCACGACCCGGCCAGCTCTGCCGGAGATATCGCCTTTCGGCTGCTGGACCAAGGGGCACGCAGCTACGCCGAATTCGTCCACAATCTCGAAGACCGCATTGACGAGCTGGAGCTGGGCATGTTCGGGGAGCAGCAGGACCAGCACCAGAAGCGGCTGGTTCCGACGGTGTTCGGGCTCAAGCAGCGGCTGACTCAGGCGCGGCGGCTGTGCCTGGAAGCCCAGGACGCCCTGGTGCTGCTCGCGCGGCACGCCTCGGCGTCGGAAGAGGACCTGCTGCGCTTCCGCGACGTGCGCGATTCTATGAACCGCCTGTGCAAGCGCCTGGATACCAGCCGCGACAACCTGACCAACCTGCTCAGCATCTATTCCAGCGTGCAGAGCCAGCGCATGAACGAAGTGATGCGCACCCTGGCCGCCGTGAGCACCGTATTCCTACCGCTGACCTTTTTGGCCGGGGTATGGGGCATGAACTTCGAGCACATGCCCGAACTGCACTGGCCCTTCGGCTATGCGCTGGCCTGGCTGAGCTTCGTGCTGGTGGCTGCCGCCCTTACCTGGGTGTTCCGGCGGCGGGGCTGGTGGTAA